A segment of the Candidatus Eisenbacteria bacterium genome:
CGTCCTGATTCCGCGTGACAACGCCAAGGACCTGGCGGAAATTCCCGCGGAAGTGCGGGAGGACCTCGAGTTCCTCCTGGTCGAGAACATGGACCAGGTGCTCGAGCGCGCCCTGGAGCGAGCCGTCGCAGCGGACGAGGTGTCCACCGCGCGCGAGGAAAAAGCTGTCCGCCCCGACAAGGGCGAGTCCGCTCATTACGCCCACTGAGGAAATCACCATGACGCTGACGACCGCCGTGAGTCAGGCCGCGACCCGCGCGGCGACCCGCGCACGACTGTTCACGCCCGGCCCGGTGGAGATTCCGGTGCGCATCCTGCGGGCTCTGTCGCAGGTGCCGCCGCATCACAGGACCGAGGTGTTCCGCGCAACGTTCAAGCGGGTCACGGAGTCCATGCGCGAGCTGCACCGAACGCAGGGCGAGCTGTTCCTGATCGGGGCTTCGGGCACGGGCGCCATGGAAGCGGCGGTCGTCAATCTGCTCTCGCCGTCCGACAAAGCGCTGGTGATCGTGGGCGGCAAGTTCGGCGAGCGCTGGATGAATCTGCTCAAGGCCTACGGTGTGGCGTTCGAGAAGATCGACGTCGAGTGGGGACATGCGGTGGATCCCGCCTTGGTCGAGCGGATGCTGAAGACCAACCCCGACATCAGTGCCTTGTTCTCCACGCACAGCGAGACATCGACCGGCGCCATCCACGACATCGAGACCATCGCCAAGATCACTCGCCCGCGCGGTGTGAGTCTCGTGGTGGACGCCATCACCAGCCTCGGTATCCATCCCCTTCCCCAGGACGCCTGGGGCGTGGACGTGGTGGTATGCGGCTCCCAGAAGGGGCTGATGATCCCGCCCGGGCTGGCTTCGGTGAGTCTCGCGCCGTTCGCGATGTCGGCGATCGAGAAGGATGGGCTGCCGCGCTTCTACTTCGACCTGCGCAAGGCGCGGAAGACCGCGCCGCTCGGCGAGACCCCATGGACCCCGCCGGTCAGCCTCGTGCTCGCGCTCGAAGAGGCCCTGGCGATGATCTCCGAGGAAGGCCTGGACAATGTTCACCTGCGCCACCGCAAGCTCGCGCTCTCGATGCGGGCGGGTGCACAGGCGCTCGGCTTCAAGCTCTTCGCCGCCAATCCCTCGCACGCGCTCACCGCGCTCTATCCGCCCGACGGCGTGGATGCTTCGGCGGTCATCAAGCGGCTGCGTGACGTTCACGGGATCGTGGTCGCGGGCGGACAGGATCACCTGAAGGGCAAGATCTTCCGCATCGGCCACATGGGCTGCTACGACCTCGGCGACGTGTTCACGATGATGGGCGCGCTCGAGGAATGCGCAGGCGCTCTGGGCCGGCCCGCCAAGGGAGGCACCGAAGCCGCGCATCACGCCTGGGCCACGGCGTGAGCCATCCCGGGCTTCCAGGGACGCGGAGCCAAGACCGGTGAAGGTTCTGGTCACCGACAAGGCCGATGCCAAGGCCCTCGACCGCATCCGGCGCGCCGGTCACGAAGTGGTCGAGAAGGTGGGGCTCCAGGGCGCCGAGCTGGTCGAGGCCTTGAACGGCGCGCAGGCGCTGCTGGTGCGCGGCGGCACCAAGGTCACCGGTGACGTGCTGCGGGCCACCACGACGCTCAAGGTCGTGGTGCGCGCGGGCACCGGCCTCGACAACGTCGACGCTGCCGCGGCGCGCGAGAAGTCGATCGCGGTCTACAACACGCCCAACGCCAACTCGGTTTCCGTCGCGGAGCTGGTGTTCGGTCTCCTGCTGGCCTTCGAGCGGCACCTGGTCGACGCGGCCCGCGAGCTGCGCGACGGCAAGTGGGAAAAGGTGCGCTTCTCCGGCCACGAGATCGCCGGACGTCGCATGGGGCTCGTGGGCTTCGGACGCATCGCGCGCGAAGTCGCCACACGCGCGCGCGCGTTCCAGATGGAGGTCTGGGCCTACGACCCTGTGTTGGCGAGCTGGCCCGAAGACTTCTCCTGGGTGAAGCGGGTGGAGCTGGGCGAGCTGCTGGTGGCGAGCGACGTGCTCTCGCTGCACGTGCCGCTCGACGACAAGACGCGTGGCATGATCGGCGCTCCCGAGCTGGCCAAGATGAAGCTCGACGCGGTGCTCATCAACTGCTCGCGCGGAGGTGTGGTCGACGAGACCGCGCTCACCGAGGCGCTCAAGGCCAAGCAGCTGCGCGGCGCGGCGATCGATGTGTTCGCGAACGAGCCACCGGGCAGGATCCCGCTGCTCGAGCTGCCCAACGTCATCGCCGCCCCGCACCTCGGCGCGTCCACGGCCGAGGCCCAGGGTCGCGCCGGCGACGACGCGGCGGCCATCCTGGTCGAGGCGCTGGCCAAGCTGTAGCAGCGGTCTAGGGCAAGTCGCCTACCCGAACGACCGCGGTCACCTTGCGTCCGATCTTCCAGTCGAGCCGTTCCGGACGTAGCCCCGCCCCCATGATCACGGTCACCTGCGCGTAATCGCGGGACGAGAAGAACGTCGTGCGCGAGGTGGGAATCAGTGGCCAGTCGCCGCTCATGAGCTTCCCGTCTTTGGCGCGTATCGGGAGGGTGACGCCGCCCGGCAGCCTGTAGAGGCCCTCGTAGGAACGCAACAACGAATCCGGAAGCGCGATCGGGCGCGGATTCAGGGTTGGCATCGGCGAAGCCTCGCGGCCCGCGAGGATGTCTTCGAGGGCCTGCTGGGCTAGATCGGGGGCTCCCGTCTGCAGGTTGCCCGTGAACACGAGGATCACGTTCGTCGCGCTATCCCAGTTCGCGAAGCACCGAAAACCGTTGGTCGAGCCGTTCCACTGAATGCGACCTCCGCGCACCAGGGTCTCCCGTGACGGCTTGCCGAGCCGGCCATCGAGCAAGGCC
Coding sequences within it:
- a CDS encoding alanine--glyoxylate aminotransferase family protein; translated protein: MTLTTAVSQAATRAATRARLFTPGPVEIPVRILRALSQVPPHHRTEVFRATFKRVTESMRELHRTQGELFLIGASGTGAMEAAVVNLLSPSDKALVIVGGKFGERWMNLLKAYGVAFEKIDVEWGHAVDPALVERMLKTNPDISALFSTHSETSTGAIHDIETIAKITRPRGVSLVVDAITSLGIHPLPQDAWGVDVVVCGSQKGLMIPPGLASVSLAPFAMSAIEKDGLPRFYFDLRKARKTAPLGETPWTPPVSLVLALEEALAMISEEGLDNVHLRHRKLALSMRAGAQALGFKLFAANPSHALTALYPPDGVDASAVIKRLRDVHGIVVAGGQDHLKGKIFRIGHMGCYDLGDVFTMMGALEECAGALGRPAKGGTEAAHHAWATA
- a CDS encoding hydroxyacid dehydrogenase, whose product is MKVLVTDKADAKALDRIRRAGHEVVEKVGLQGAELVEALNGAQALLVRGGTKVTGDVLRATTTLKVVVRAGTGLDNVDAAAAREKSIAVYNTPNANSVSVAELVFGLLLAFERHLVDAARELRDGKWEKVRFSGHEIAGRRMGLVGFGRIAREVATRARAFQMEVWAYDPVLASWPEDFSWVKRVELGELLVASDVLSLHVPLDDKTRGMIGAPELAKMKLDAVLINCSRGGVVDETALTEALKAKQLRGAAIDVFANEPPGRIPLLELPNVIAAPHLGASTAEAQGRAGDDAAAILVEALAKL